The DNA region TATTCTAATATTTTCTGttcttgaaattgaaatagtttttctcttttgaatTTTCATGTTGTTAAGACTGTATAGGTTTCTGTAGAAATGGCTCTCTGTAGAAATGCTAAGGGTCCTCTTTCAAGAATGCTAACTACTAGGCCGGGTGTTAGCTATGGACAAAGATATTCTACAGCAGCCACCGCCACTCCCATTTATCAGTCTGCAGATGACAAAACTGCATTTAGATATGCATTTGGAGTGCTTTCTCGGCGATTTAGCTCTCAAACACCTCCTGCTGCAGCAGTCCAAATGAGTCTCATTAAGCAATTGAGAGAACGGACTAGCGCTCCTATCAAAGATGTCAAGGCTTCTCTTGTCCAATGCAATTGGGATATTGGTAAGAGAATGGATGAAATAGAAAttggaattattttattttatttcgtaATTTTTGTGGTTTTGAATTTGGGATGTGGTGGATTAATTTTTCTGTATATGTAGAGGCGGCACAGACGGATTTGAGGAAAAGAGGGAAAGTTTTGGCAATGAAAAAGGCGGGTAGAGTTGCCACTGAAGGATTGCTTGCATTGGCTCAGAATGAGGGGAAGGCTGCTGTTATTGAACTTAATTGTGAAACTGACTTTGTTGCCAgaaatgaaattttccaataCTTGGTtagtttgtagtttttttcacttttcgtTGTACTAGCCTTCTTTGGGGATTTAAAGTTGCCTCCAAGTTCTCCATGGTTAATGTTCCGGACCTTATTCTGTTATTGTGATAATGCAGGCTTTAACTTTAGCAAAGCAGGCTTTGCTGGTTGAAAATGCTTCTCAGCTGGTTTCTGGGGTCCATCCTGTAGGTCTCGAGTCTCTGGAGGTGAGATGATACTTTTTTGTTTACAATTACTTTTCCTGGGATAATTTTCAGTAGCTCATACTGTGTGGTATATGACTTCAATTAGGTTTGAGTTCCCCAACATGTTAGGATCTGTTAGTGAAATTGGGTTTCTTGGATGTTATGAGTGAATAATTTTATCCTAATCAGGAGTTGAAGTTAAATCTTGAACATCCAAAAATAAGTGGAGATACAACTGTTCAAAATGCAATTACAGAAGTGGCTGCAATGATGGGTGAGAATGTAAGACTCAGAAGGGGCTTTGTGATGTCTGT from Populus alba chromosome 14, ASM523922v2, whole genome shotgun sequence includes:
- the LOC118053424 gene encoding elongation factor Ts, mitochondrial; translated protein: MALCRNAKGPLSRMLTTRPGVSYGQRYSTAATATPIYQSADDKTAFRYAFGVLSRRFSSQTPPAAAVQMSLIKQLRERTSAPIKDVKASLVQCNWDIEAAQTDLRKRGKVLAMKKAGRVATEGLLALAQNEGKAAVIELNCETDFVARNEIFQYLALTLAKQALLVENASQLVSGVHPVGLESLEELKLNLEHPKISGDTTVQNAITEVAAMMGENVRLRRGFVMSVPSPGVLSTYLHTSPQPGLGRIVGLLSLEIEDGNSPLEALQCVGSELAVHLVAAKPLFLTKESVSSDALESEREILKSQAESTGKSQMAIEKMVEGRLRKYYEEVVLVEQKFVMNDTMNVKTLLSNLSKEVGSPVKISNFFRMEVGEGIQRYRMLFTWKKT